Part of the Triticum urartu cultivar G1812 chromosome 2, Tu2.1, whole genome shotgun sequence genome, aaatattaTCTTGATTCTTTCATGCAGCTGGGTAATAAGAGTCGTCTTTCTGATTTTATCAAGATTTTATTGTTTTGCTTCACGGCGACCCATAGCTGCACAACAGCTTCTTTTGTGAACCCGGTCATGGGAAGAAATTTATTTGACAACAAAATAAGTAGGAGAGAACAAATAATCCTGATGCGCAACTGTTTTTAGCACCTATGCAACCGGTAACCACTAGCAATAGCCTGGATAGTATCTACTGGCTACTGATAAAAACGTGCAGATTTGTCATGTTTGTGTTAATTTTGTATTGGTTGCAGATGTGCTTGATGTGTTGCTGGTTGACCATAGAAGCGCTAGCATTTGGAGATCATCTCCAGTGTCAGATTCATGTCATATTCTGTCAGCACTGCCGCTTGTGCCAATCGTGATTTTAATAGATGAATACCACTATGCCAGAATGTTGAGTCTTTTATTCATATAAAGAGAGAATAATGAATAATTGTTGCTGATCTTTATCTTGGATCATGCTTGCAGCATAGAAGCACTGCATTTGTTTGGTCATCTGGACATGACGACAATATCAAGCTCTTTGTTTGGACATCACACATGTATGTGCCTCTACTCCAACTTCACATCACATGTATATTGCCATTGAATCCAACATAGAGATGCTCTTTATTTATTGTTAGTTCATCAAATGCTTTAAGCTGCTCTTGATTTGATACAGAAAAGCTGGTTTATTATTGGTTCATCAAATAGTCTAAGATGCTCTTGATTTGAACGTGTGATGGATTAAAATCAGTTGCATTGAAAACTTGCCCCTAAAAACCATGTGGGCTTTCACAATAGTGACCGTGAGAGGTAAAGTGAGACAATTGGAACATTGGGTTTGATTGTACTTTAAAGGTGTCATATTATAATAGTGAGTAGCAGCAAACAATGATTTAGCACGAATCTGTCAAATTACATTTGATTTAGTTGACAATAATTTTTACATTGTTGCTCTGTCCTTGATTGACCATTGCATGTCCTAATAGaacttagattattttgataTTTTGTAAGTTGGAATTTTTATAGTAGCGGATTATGCGACGGGAGGGCGACGCCGTGCTCACCGCACCTTTGTATGGATGGGCCAGAATAATGAGATTTTGCTGCGACTGTAACAGGGGCCTTGTTTCAGAAGGAAAGAATGGTTCGGGGATATTGCAACAAGACTCTTGTTGCAGCAGAGGGCCAAGCGCACCACTAGTCTTGTACTCTTGTTGCCTGCTAGCTCATGTGGGAGAGATCGGACGGCTATCAGGGGCTGTGGATGGCCGGCGAAGCCAGTGGTGGAGGACCCGGTCGGGCAAGGCCTGGCGGCCGCCATGCCTTGATTTGGCTGGTGTAGGCTCGGCGCGGCAGCGGTGGCCAGTGACCAAAGTTAGCCCTACCTCAACTTTGTCCATCATCCTCCACCACTGGGCGAAGCGGTCGATCTTTTAACACTATCACCCCGTGAGCGCATATGAATTTTGCATTTCATCAATCAAAACATAATATTTCCATCGCGCACCACGCCGTCACGTTACAATTTACAGCAGCATGTCCGGAAGCTAGAGACAGAACAGAAGCCCCGTGTCTGTGAGTCACAGCACGTAGACCATGCCGACCTCAAGCAGCGACGCCGGCGGCACGCGCAGCACGACGTCCGGGCCGCGGCAGTTCCGGCGCAGGAAGTTGTAGCCGTACCCGATGGCCAGCCTCCTGAGCAGCGACGACCCGGGCTTGGCCTTCACGTGGGAGTGGCCCATGATGAAGGCCGTGCCGGCCTCCCTCGCCTCGCACAGCTCGTGGAGCTCCTCCAGCATCTGCTTGTCCTCCACGTCGGGGCTCCCGGGGTCCACAAGGAACCTCACCCTCTTCACCACccgcggcgccgccgccggcatgGCCGTGAGCTCCATGGTGTTCGTCCCGTTGCTGCCCGTCGGGCTCTCCACGCGTATCTCCACGGACGACGCGCTGTCGTGGGTGTCGTCGTAGCTGATGCGGCGCCGGAGCGGGTTGCTGCCGATGACGGTGAAGGCGTTCTCGCGCTCGTAGTCGGCGTCGCTGCGGGCGTCGCTGCACCGGAAGAGCGCGTCGAGCCGGATGAAGGACGCGAGGCTCTCGACGAGCTCCGTCTCGAACGAGTCCACGTCCTGGTGCACGTCCCGGTACCCGTAGCGCACGATGCAGCGGTACGAGCGGTGGCCCGGCGGGCCGACGCGGCCGACGAGGTAGCGCTCGGCGGGGAGCACGCGCGGCACGGGCACGGACTTGACGCAGACGAAGACGAGCACGCGGTGGAAGGCCGGGAGGTTGGTGACGAAGCGGGAGAAGTTGGCGGGCACGCCGGAGGTGAGGTCGGTGTAGACGAGGCCGATGCCGGGGACGCGGACCATGCCGAGCCTGTCGCAGAGCGCGAGGAGCCACTCCATGGTGACCTTGTTGTGGAGGTCGAACTCGTACTTCTTGACGGTGGTGTGGTGCCACACGAACATGACGGCGACGAGGATGAGCGCGAGGAGGAGCGGCACCCACGCGCCGTCAAGGAACTTGGTGAGTGATGCCGAGAAGTAGAGCGCCTCGATGGATCcgaagaagacgaagaaggcCAGCGCCAGCACCGGCGGCCGGTGCCAGCACAGCATCATGACCAGCGACGTGAGGCACGTGGTGACCAGCATCACCGTGATCACCGCCAGCCCCGACGCGTTCCCCATGTGCTTGGTGTCGCGGAACCCGACGGTGACCGCGATGCAGAGCACCATGAGCATCCAGTTGATCTCCGGGATGTAGATCTGGCCATGGACCTTCGCCGATGTGTGCACGACCTTCACCCGCGGGAAGCAGCTCAGGGCCTGACTCTGGTTGATGATGGAGAAGGTGCCGCTGATGATCGCTTGGCTTCCGACCACCGACGCCATGATCGCCAGCACCAGCACTGGCCATCTCACAGCCTCTGCATAAATAAATTTTGGTGTTCAATTAGTGTCTGTTTACTGAATAAAATGGTAAATGCAGAACAGTGCAAGTCTTTCACAGATACTGTGCTACTGTAAGAATCATCAGCTAGCATTAGTACTGGTAATCTACTAATCCAAGTAAGCAGTAGGTCGGTTTTCGCCCGGTTTCTAATTAATCAATCAGGGAATTCTCATCTTTTAATTAATGATGAGGCaaagtttttgcctctgtttcAAAAAAGTAAGCAGTAGGTACCTGGAACTGAGATGTAGTATCCAATTTGGTAGCTTGAGTCGAAGTCATGGTGTTTGGTTAAATAGGCAGCTTGACCCATGTATCCTAGGATCAGTGCAGGGTACACCAAAGAAGTGAAAGCAAGCTGCAAAAGCAAGGAGCAGAGTCAAGATTTGCCCAAACAGCATGATGAGTTGAACAAAAATAGCGTAGGAACTGAACTAGTTGCTGAAATTAACCTGTTATAGTACCTGGATTGCACTGTAGGAGAAGTGGCCAAGATCTGCAAACATTGCTTCAGATCCTGGAAAGAAGGAAACATGTCAGACTGTTTACATTTGGACAATTCCCCTGTGTAATTTTGGCAAAAAATAAAAACTGTGTTAACCAATGTTTCATTTCATACTGAATTTTACCTGTCATGCAGAGCAGAATCCCTCCCAGGGACATCCAACCAgacttcttggtcttcttcaaGAATTTGAACATGTATACGGGATTGAGTGCCATGTAAACCTGAGGGTTCCAGTAGATGATATTGTACACGCCAAGCGCACTCATGCAGATCAGCCAGGCTAGAATTATGGGAGCGAAGAGAAACCCGACGCGGTGGGTGCCGTAATGCTGGAGCGCAAACAGGAACACTATTATGGCACAAGTAATCGGAGTGACGGCATCTGCATGAGAGCAAAAACAAGAAGAACAAATGAGCATGGCAGAACAAGCGACAGAGAACTAGTCTAATAGTTTTCACTTTCTGGTCACTTCAGTCGGTACTGAAATAATTGCGTTTTGGTCAGAATATTTCAGCCACCAAATGATCTTCTTGAaatttcaaaatatttggttGGATTTCAATCGAATTCAAGTTATAATTATGGTCCTTTGGCCGGAATGAAAACCAAAATCACTGAAATTCAGTGATTTTGGCTGTGACTGAAATATTTATGAGACTTTATCGCATTTAACAGTTCTCTCATACTTTCTTTCAGTGCAATTTGTGACAAAAATTCTGACGTACAAGTCATGATACAGTTCTGCTAGACAGCTGATAACTGGGAGTATTTGGGCCCAGGTAAGTGAAGTAGGAACGAGTGACAACTTATCAGTTTGCTCCAAAATTAGTTTTTTTTTTGGTAATCCTCACAGTTTGCTCCAATTTTGCTAATTCCAGAAAAAAGGATTTCGCAAGTCCATAGGCATCATTGTGAAGTACTGTATCAGTTCATCAGTAAAGTCACTAGTGTTTACTTATTATGACCTATTGTGCAGTACTCTGTTCATTGATTTCAGACAAATCCAACAAAATCTTTAAATGCAAAAAAACAAATCTGCAGTTCAGAGTTGAGGGAGGCTCACATTCATGCTGATGCTTGGACAAGGAGAGCTCAAGCCCAGAAACAGCCGAGAACACTGCATTTGCAACAGACAAAAATCAACAGCAGTATTAATAAGTAACTGCTCCTCACTCCCTGAACTGAAGAGCCAACTGAAGAACAAAAGGCCAAAAAAGAAAGAACTTGGACCGAAAAAGTCTGAAGATACATACCGGAGATGACGGGGGTGAGGACGCCGTCGCCGATGACCATGCAGGTCCCGATCATGACCATGACGAGCAGGGCGGTCTTGAGGCTGCGGTGCGCCTCGAGCCATCGCCTGACGCGGGAGCCGTGGGCGACCTCCTCCGGCGGGCGCTCGAGGCTGTAGGTGGAGAGCTCCTCGTCGGCGAGCTGGCGGTTGGGGAGCAGGCTGACGTTGGCGTGCCTGCAGATGAGGGAGTAGAGCGCGAAGGTGCCGCCCTCGCCGTTGTCGTCGGCTCGGAGCACGATGGAGACGTACTTGAGGAGCGGGATGAGAGTGAGCGTCCAGAAGACGAAGGAGAGGACGCCGAGGATCTCGTCGTTGGAGTCGGTGTGGGTGATGTCGTCGGCGAAGGTGCTCTTGTAGACGTAGAGCGGGGAGATGCTCAGGTCCCCGTACACCACCCCCAGGCTCTGGTACGCCAGCAGCATCGTCGTCCGCCATGTCTCCCGCTGCATCCAACCGATTGATTGGCACCAGTTTCTGTCAGCATCGTCGTCTTGCTTAATTTTGAAAAATTGGGAATCTATGGCTGACCTTTCCGGGCTCCATGGCTGCCGCGCTCCCGAGCTCGACCAGGATCCGTCGGCCGTCGGCGAGGGAACGGCTACGCTCCTATGATTTCCTTGTGCTAGCTAGCTCCAAGAACAGAGCACATCATCAAGGTAAAGGCAACGCTGTTAACAGTCGAATAGATTGAACCAGCTGCCAAGAACAAGTTCGCCACAAGCACACGAACGGACGGACGGACGGACACCTCGAAAGAAGCGGGAGCTGGCAATGCCAGGATACGGCGCTATACTATACTAGTAGCATACGAAGGATTCAAGGTGAGTATATGAAGGGGGTTCGGAAGAGGACGAAGAGATCGAGGAAGCAGATAGATAGGGGAGGAGAATGAAGAAAGGCATCGGATACATATCCACCGAGGAAAACATGGTGGGTATCACACCGAGTGGAGTGCAGAGACGTGTCACGTGTGGTGGGGGCCCGTCCACCTACGACCTCCACAACTAGTGCGCCTCTCCCTAGCTGCTTCATCAAAGAGATAATCAACTCAAAAACTCACTCGTTCAGACAAAGTGAGGCCGGCATACTAAAATCCATGGATATGATGTGCACGCAGACACGGGCGGACCAAGCTTTTGGCCGGCCGGCGGCCGTGAGTGTGGTTGGGTGGGGTGGGGCCGGAGGACAAAGAAAGGCATGTGCGTGCGTGAACTCACGCACATTCTCACGGCACTCTGCCGACCCCTATCAACTATCATCTTCGACCTTTAGCTTTCGGGGGCGCGGACCAGGGACGGCCTCCCCCAGATCGCGGCTGCCGGCGCCGGCGCCCCGCGCTAATGGCGGGGCTCGCCTCGCATCTTTCGTGGCTACTAAAAATCTAGGCTTTTCTTCCTTTTCCGCTTTGCCGCAAAGCGATGCCGACGATTGGAGATGCCTCGCTGAAAAGATGGGTGTCTCTTGAGGGTTCGGCGGGGGGAGAAGATTGATTGATTGGTTGGTCCGAGATCGGCGAGCCGGCCGATGGCAACTGATCGGCATTCGGCACCAGCAACTAGGACTGCGAATGGATGGTACTAGTAGCACGGTAGTAGCGCTAGACATGCTCAAGAAGAATCTTGCATTCTTCTTCCAATTAATGCCGATAGATCTATGGGATCATTCCTTTCTTTATTATGGTTGTGCAGGGGAATCGATCGGAAGGGGAGAGATCCTTATCTCTCGCTGCAAGGGAAGGGAGCACGATACCCAaacagatagtagtagtattgaGAAATGGAAGCTTCTACTGACCTTCTGTTGCAACCAGCAGGCGATGGAATGGAATGATGGACGCAGAAAAACGACGGGGGGTGGAGTAGTGGATCAGTGGAAGAACATCCGTGTATCTTCTTCTTCCTGACCCAAGCAACGGCAGTGGTGCTACCGTTGTGGTACTTCTTCTAGCGAGCTGGGATCCGCCCCGGATAAAATATACATATACGCATGGGCTCTGATCGTCTGATCTGCGTGCAACAGAGAGCGTTGGAACGGCCGGCCGGCCAAGTAGCGAGAACACGTGGGCGATCTCTTCCTCTATCTCCTCGTGGATCTCGCAATCGCAGCGCACGGTCCACCCCCGCGCCACATGATGGAGATCCAAGCGAATCGTCACCGCCACTCGCTCCCGTAGTAATTATGGGATAGTAAATAAATGACTAGTAGCATGCATGACAAGGCCGTCCGTTTCCTCCAAAGAGTCATAGTAGTAGTAAGAtggtgtttggttctctagtccTAGGATTTTTCCTACTCCCAACTAAAAAGTCTTTAAAAAGTTTCTCCCTATTTGTTTTTAGAGACTAAAAAGTCCTTAGTCTCTTTCTAGAGattattaaatgaccatgttacctctagtatatagaaaaataacaatcaaacaacaccatagggtggcgggccaatgggtgcatgaaggggcattgttggaaaagttccaaaaattcccaaaaagactctccttgagagtcttcttcatttagtcccaaatgcctagtttagtccctaaaaagtccctcccgtttggtaaaaaagtctctaagagggacttttttagtccctacacaaaaaagtctctggaaacaaacaccccctaAATTTTAGCACCGTCGCGGACCCTCCACCGGCTgggtgcggcgcggcggcgccCCGCATGGCATGCTACTTCGCCCGTCGCCGCATCAGACTTTTCCAATGTGATGGTGCTTATTCCCTCTCTCTCAGTTTACAGGGCGTGCGCGTACCCCTAGGTTGTCAATTTGACAAACCTTTTGGAATTATTTGGATTGCTTACCACATGTGTCAAGTGATGTCAATTTGACAAACCTAATACAAGTCATAGATTACAAAAAATATATCAATTTAAGCTTCAGATGTTTTATTTTCAAACAgtataatttttgtgttatatagtttacATTAGGGTGATAAAATTGGCAACCTAGATATACGCGCAAGacttaggctagtcatagtgggagtaacttaggtagtaacaTAGCGTACTCCAATTttttttttgcttatgtggcatgtagttaatgaggagagaggtgttgagagtaacataatatgttactgtaacatagcgctttccGAGAAAtgatgagtctacaagctaataaatgagATCATCTATGACACTAATACTATGTTACTCTGCACTATGAAGATAGTAATTTagactagtatcatatgcatgacactagtataagttactccccactatggccagccttataAACTAAAACCGAGGGAGTAGATGAGATGCTAAGTGCATTAAATATTTTAGCAACTTAACTCCCGAATGCATAGGTGCTTTATTTATAATAAGTTAACATCTAAAGTCTTTCATGTATTGGTTAAATTGTGTCATTTTAAGTGGTTTGTCTAGATTCTCGTGTTTGACATTGGTTTTTCTTGAGGTCATCAAAGTGCTTTCTCCTCTTTTTAAATATTATGTCATGTTATTTTTTCGTTTATGTAACATGCTTAGTACCTGTTTACGATGGAACACTGGGAAGGGCATCAGTCGCAACGCCTCCGCGTTGGCCGCATCGAGCGTGCCGTGTCCGGCGGCGATCTCGACCCCGAACGTGCCGTGGCTGCTCGCGTGCTGGGAGTGGGACGCGCCGGCTGCTCTGCTTGCCGCGCACGGCGAAGGCCACGGACAAGAGCATCGGTTTCGCAGGGGGCAAAGAACGTTCTCTTCTCTCCCGGTCTGCGACAAGTCGCCGGGATTTCCGGTCTACTCCTACTACTACGGTGCCCGTGACACTGATTGGCGTCGCGAGCAGGGGCAGCCTCACGTGCTGGAATAGGGTGGGTGCGAACTCGCTGGAGTACTACTAGTAGCACCGCTGAATgcatgcacgcacgcacgcacgccgATGGGAATCGGAATGCTGCTTTTCGCCGCTGCGCGGACGGCTGCCATGCAGAGGCACCGAAGCTCTGCTTTTCCGAATGTATGCGCGCATTTTCCGCGTCTTTGGGTCTTCTTTTTAAGATCGTACATATGTAGATGTTTATACACTCGCCTATATGAATACACACATGCACGCATACTCTATCACTATAAGCATAGTATTTGAAAAAGTAAGCCGGCACATCATCTTAAGATTGACGAAGTCGACACAGACACTTACATAGTCGACAGGAACGTCTCCTCCAAGTGGCTGCACATCGATGGAAGGCCTGAAATaaataaattcagaaaaataTGAGCACTAATTGATGTGAAGTCTATGAGTTGATTCTGATAGGTTGAGTATACACTATCCTCCTTACTATTCAATCATGGGTTGGTTCACGATTTTTTTTGAAAACACATCCTATATCTCTATTTCTAATGGAGCAGTCAGGAGGATTGCGTCCATGATTTTTGTTGTTCGTTTTTTTTTCCGTCTCACCTTCCACCGCCACCCCTTCACATCGGTTTTTTATCGTCTAATAAAACATTTCCTAACTAGCCACTTTTCAAATGGGTAGGAACCGATAGCACGTTACCAAACAATGAAATCCAGTTTCATGACAATCAATGCTAAAACCTTAACTTTTCTAATGCATCGAATCTTTACCTTTCCTAACAACCAAATCTTGTACTATTAAAGGAAAATTGGTGAATGATGATTCATCATTCAACTCTTTCATAATGGTACGTCGTGGCCTTCCCACACTTACCAAAACAATTAGTCGTACTTACCAAATCTCTACTCCTAAAGGAGAAGTCTGCGGTGGTGATGGTCGGTTTGGTCGTAGTTCGTTTCATTTCGTTCGCCTCGCTCCTTCGTTCCATCGCACGTCTCTATTCGCGCACGAGAAAAGGAAACATCCCCGTCTATGATTTCCCCCCACCAAATCAGCCCCTACTCAAAGAAAAACAAATTGCCCCACCCCTTTCCTCTCGAGCGAGGCTAGGTCTCCTGCTCGCTCGTATGTTGTCGCCATCCTCCCACTTGAAAGCCCTGGCTCTCGCCGTTGGTCGCCTCCCTCTGCGCCTCCTGACCCCCCCTCACCACGTGTCTCGCCTTGCCACCTCCCAAGAATCCAGTGACAGACGACTCCCGTATTTCATGGATGGAGTTTTCAAAGTCCAGACCGGCGTCGACGCCCTCTTCGCCCAGGCTGTCGGGTGCATCGACGTTGTCATCCCCCCGACCGTGTCACAGATCGGGCGGTGCTAAGAGGAGCCCAAGGGAGCTGTTGCTGTTAGCAAACACCGAGGCTATGATAATCAGAAGCTGCTGTTGTATACGTCTACTCCAAGTCATGGTAGAGTAACTATCTGGTTTTTTTCTGGGTAGGGAGCTCGCACCCTGTGCCGACCACATCTGGCGATCATGGGCTCCCCTAGAGGTGAAGATCTTCGCATGGCTCGCGGGGCGAGCTAGGCTGTGGACGGCGGATCGACTGGCACGAAGAAACATGTTGCACACACGGTTATGTCAGTTGTGTTGCTAGCAAGACGAGGATACCACTCACATGCTCCTAGGATGTGCATACGCTCGCGAGGTATGGTACAACATGATGCTTCCTCTGAGGTTGCACAGGTTCACTCCGGATGGCGCGAAGCCCCTAGTAGAATGGTGGCCACAGATGGTGGAGGCGGTGCCGGCAGGCCAAAGAAGACATCTGAACACCACCACCTTGGCCTTCTTCCTGGGTAGGGAGCTCGCACCCTGACATCTGGCGATCATGGGCTCCCCTAGAGGTGAAGATCTTTGCATGGCTCGCGGTCCGGGCTAGGCTGTGGACGGCGGATCGGCTGGCACGAAGAACACATGCCGCACACACGGTTATGTCAGTTGTGTTGCCAAAAAGACAAGGATACCACTCACATGCTCCTGGGATGTGCATACGCTCGTGAGGTCTGGTACAACATGCTGCTTCCTCTGAGGCTGCACAGGTTCACTCCGGATGGCGTGAAACCCCTAGTAGAATGGTGGCCACAGATGATGGAGGCGGCACCGGCAGGCCAAAGAAGACATCTGAACACCACCACTTTGGCCACTATACATTTCATCTGGCTCAAGCGCAACAGCCGTGTCTTCGAACACAAGGCGTCCCGGCCACGGCCACGGTAGCGCTAATTATGGCTGAACTCCGTCTATGGATTCATGCTAGGGTAGAGGGTGGACACCCCTTTCAAATTAATGTTTAGTGATTATTGGAGAAGTAATGAGGAAGTTGTATGGCATACTGAggtttagttttctttttcttttctttttgacGGAAAGGGTTTTGCTTTTCCAACACACTGTTGCACCATTTACATCTCACTTCTTGTTATATATTAAAATGAGTGCAGCCCAGTGGGATTGATATGTCTCTCGTACAGACGACTTCTTTGTTAAACCACACACGCAAAAGTGGATCTCCTTCAAATCTAAGTACTTGATAATGTACGAACTATATACATTTATGAATATTTTGGAGTTTGGATCCTATTATGGTGCCTACAGGGAAGAAAGTGTTTCTCCCCAAAATCCAACTTCCGTAGCCAAGATGGCAAAGCACCATGGGATAGGTATGCGTCAGAGAGAGGACCATAGGAAGCTGAGGTTGCAAATATGAAAGCAAATTCCAAGGTGCTCAGTGGCCATGACATCTTTGCTCCTCAAAAGGGCAAAACTCCATGAACGGCTTGATCACTGAGTGCCATGGAGAAGCACACATGTTCTGATCTCTCAACACATCTCTTTGTACTCTGCAGAATCTTGCCACTCGTAATATAGTTTTGATATGGAGATTTACTTGATGCTTATTCCTTATGGTAATTAATCTCATTATCAAATAAATTATTTTAGACATAACATACGCTATCCCCAGCCCCCGCGTCGTCAGGGCGGCTCGGGCGGCTCCCTACCCAGCCGCCGGGGGCGCATACTCCTTCCTCCCcaccctccgccgccgccggggGATGCCGCCGGTCTAAGCCCGGGGGCCGACGGCGGTGGCGGAGGACATCACCTCTCTCCCGTGGATCTGGGGTTGTGCGGATCCCTGAATCGTGTGGAGGCGCCTCAGATCCGATCGGCAACGGCGATGGCTGTGGCGCGGCGGCATCGGAGGCGGCGCGGGCTGCGGGCGCGGAGACCAGCCCGGTTCGCGGCGGCGGCActgcggtcggcggcggcggcggcgcgccaTCTGCCTTtggatcggcggcggcggcgtggaggGCCTGGTGGTCGCGTAGGCGGCACCTCCGTCAGATCTGTTCTGACCGGTGCAGTCGGCGGTGGTGGTCATCTCTTCCGTCAGAGGTGATCGGCCTGCGGCTGGGTGATCGGATCTCGAGATCCGTCAGCTAGTCCCGGCTACGTGTCGGGGAGACATAGTTGCCGGTGAAAACCGAGCCGTTGGCGGGCGATGACGGCGTTTTACGTcgttaccttgatgaaggcatcgtcGTGTAACTGTTGTCAACCCACTCGTGCTGcttcgggggaaaccctaggatctgGTCTTCCAGATCGGACGATGGCGGTACTACGGTGCCATCTCTCTCCTGAGAGCATCGTTTGTGGAGCAGCGCTGGAAGACAGAGGCGggaggtggagcggcttcgtCTTGCACGGAGCTTCGGTGGAGCTGTCAAGTCATGCCTGGCCGACAGGTGCTACGCTGAGTCATGCCTGTtcggcaggtgctacgcacgacagatTTTCCAAAGACTTCAAGCTGTGTCGGCTGGTGGTACTTGGCAGCATGGTGCTGAGGTGTATCAGTGGCGACCGCGACGTGCTCAGCTGTTTGCGCACAGGGAGGAGGTACCGTTGGGCGCCATGGTGGCGTCGATGATAGCTAGACCGAGCAAGGTTGATGCATCAGTACAGTTCTAAAGATGGAGCGATGGCAGTTGGCGGCGGCCGCCTCTGAGAGCACGCCGGACCGGCGAGACCCATGTCCGGCAGACGTCCTGGATGGgtcctcaggtcttagatgttaggtttggctgcaATGTCTATTTGGTATTTGGCCCAGGCTATCTGCGCCCCTTCATCAAGTGGATAGGTGTAGCGATAGTTTGTTGCTTAGACGGCGgtttagtcttactgttgtattACTTTGTAAGATCTTG contains:
- the LOC125535665 gene encoding probable potassium transporter 9 translates to MEPGKRETWRTTMLLAYQSLGVVYGDLSISPLYVYKSTFADDITHTDSNDEILGVLSFVFWTLTLIPLLKYVSIVLRADDNGEGGTFALYSLICRHANVSLLPNRQLADEELSTYSLERPPEEVAHGSRVRRWLEAHRSLKTALLVMVMIGTCMVIGDGVLTPVISVFSAVSGLELSLSKHQHEYAVTPITCAIIVFLFALQHYGTHRVGFLFAPIILAWLICMSALGVYNIIYWNPQVYMALNPVYMFKFLKKTKKSGWMSLGGILLCMTGSEAMFADLGHFSYSAIQLAFTSLVYPALILGYMGQAAYLTKHHDFDSSYQIGYYISVPEAVRWPVLVLAIMASVVGSQAIISGTFSIINQSQALSCFPRVKVVHTSAKVHGQIYIPEINWMLMVLCIAVTVGFRDTKHMGNASGLAVITVMLVTTCLTSLVMMLCWHRPPVLALAFFVFFGSIEALYFSASLTKFLDGAWVPLLLALILVAVMFVWHHTTVKKYEFDLHNKVTMEWLLALCDRLGMVRVPGIGLVYTDLTSGVPANFSRFVTNLPAFHRVLVFVCVKSVPVPRVLPAERYLVGRVGPPGHRSYRCIVRYGYRDVHQDVDSFETELVESLASFIRLDALFRCSDARSDADYERENAFTVIGSNPLRRRISYDDTHDSASSVEIRVESPTGSNGTNTMELTAMPAAAPRVVKRVRFLVDPGSPDVEDKQMLEELHELCEAREAGTAFIMGHSHVKAKPGSSLLRRLAIGYGYNFLRRNCRGPDVVLRVPPASLLEVGMVYVL